A window of the Deltaproteobacteria bacterium genome harbors these coding sequences:
- the tgt gene encoding tRNA guanosine(34) transglycosylase Tgt: MFSFQVAHHEAHSGARSGRIETGHGVIRTPVFMPVGTQGSVKALTPEDLRSLGVEIILANTYHLYLRPGHERIARLGGLHHFMHWPGSILTDSGGYQVYSLGALRKIKPEGVSFRSHLDGSSHFLSPELAVQIQEALGSDIAMCLDECTPYPVQYDYARYSHELTRDWALRCKEAHKKEGQALFGIIQGSTFKDLRKESTESIVTIGFDGYALGGLSVGEEKTQRQEIIAYTLPLLPEVKPRYLMGLGTPEDLVEGVGLGADMFDCVLPTRNARNGMLFTRKGPVIIKKAEYAEDPQPIDPECSCYTCRNYSRAYLRHLYVSKELLSYRLNTLHNIHYFMELMQALQEAIAQDRFLEFKKEFYNQRKE, encoded by the coding sequence ATGTTTTCTTTTCAAGTCGCACATCATGAAGCCCATAGCGGTGCCAGGAGCGGAAGGATCGAGACCGGCCATGGGGTAATCCGCACCCCGGTATTCATGCCGGTAGGGACACAAGGTTCGGTAAAAGCCTTGACGCCGGAGGATCTTCGGTCCCTGGGGGTTGAAATTATCCTGGCCAATACCTATCATCTTTACTTACGACCTGGTCATGAACGCATTGCCCGTTTGGGGGGACTGCATCATTTTATGCATTGGCCGGGATCGATCCTGACCGACAGCGGGGGCTATCAGGTTTACAGCCTGGGGGCCTTAAGAAAGATCAAGCCGGAAGGGGTCTCTTTTCGTTCTCATTTAGACGGCTCCAGTCATTTTTTGAGCCCCGAATTGGCCGTTCAAATTCAGGAGGCCCTGGGATCGGATATTGCCATGTGTCTGGATGAATGCACCCCCTATCCGGTCCAATATGACTATGCCCGTTATTCCCATGAATTGACCCGGGACTGGGCCTTACGCTGTAAAGAGGCCCATAAAAAGGAAGGGCAGGCCCTGTTCGGGATCATCCAGGGAAGCACCTTTAAAGACCTGAGAAAAGAGAGCACCGAATCGATCGTAACCATCGGCTTTGACGGATATGCCCTGGGGGGCTTAAGTGTGGGGGAGGAAAAGACGCAGCGGCAGGAAATCATTGCCTATACCCTGCCCCTGTTGCCTGAGGTAAAACCCAGGTATCTGATGGGACTGGGTACGCCGGAAGATCTGGTGGAAGGCGTAGGGCTGGGGGCCGATATGTTTGATTGCGTCCTGCCTACCCGTAACGCCCGAAACGGGATGCTGTTTACCAGGAAGGGGCCGGTTATCATTAAAAAGGCCGAATATGCCGAAGACCCGCAGCCTATTGACCCGGAATGTAGCTGTTATACCTGCCGGAATTATTCCCGGGCCTATCTGCGTCATTTATATGTTTCTAAAGAATTGCTTTCTTATCGGCTGAATACTTTGCATAATATCCATTATTTTATGGAGCTGATGCAGGCCCTTCAGGAAGCCATAGCCCAGGATCGTTTCCTGGAATTTAAAAAAGAATTTTATAACCAAAGAAAGGAGTAA
- the yajC gene encoding preprotein translocase subunit YajC: protein MNLFTGVAEAMGLPGTGGSGGSGAGGFAGMIPLVLMFVIFYFLLIRPQQKKAKQHKALLSNLKRGDSVITSGGIYGRIAEINDNVIVLEVADKVRIKVARSFVSGLAGTAQEAPPQPPKPA, encoded by the coding sequence ATGAATCTGTTTACAGGTGTTGCCGAAGCCATGGGGCTTCCGGGGACGGGGGGATCCGGTGGTTCAGGAGCAGGGGGATTTGCCGGGATGATCCCTCTGGTGTTGATGTTTGTGATTTTTTATTTCTTGCTGATCCGACCTCAGCAGAAAAAGGCCAAACAACATAAAGCCTTGTTGTCCAATCTGAAACGAGGGGATTCGGTGATCACCAGCGGGGGAATCTACGGCCGTATCGCCGAGATCAACGATAACGTTATTGTTCTGGAGGTGGCGGATAAGGTGCGCATCAAAGTGGCCAGAAGTTTTGTGTCGGGCCTGGCCGGGACCGCTCAGGAAGCCCCTCCCCAGCCACCGAAACCGGCGTAA
- the dprA gene encoding DNA-protecting protein DprA, translating to MDRSSLYYWLALNRISGVGQVSFARLLERYGSPEKVFQAEMEDLESVEGMRKNTALAIVKFKRAEKIDRELDELEKQRVGVLTIHDPLYPFLLAKIHDPPPFLYYKGTPSLQDGRSLGVVGSRHGSDYGVRMTERLAWSLAKNGLTIVSGMARGIDTAAHHGTLMAGGRTVAILGSGLDVIYPPENEKIYHQITEQGLVCSEYPLGTLPERQNFPVRNRIISGMALGVVIVEATQRSGSLITARLSLDQGREVFAVPGSIESFKSSGTHRLIKQGAKLVENAQDILEELRLEDRSEPVGEELRAVGPAVAPSLSPEEKTIWDILSGEALHVDQITRQSGIGISRTLSLLLGMELKGLIRQLPGKYFVRR from the coding sequence ATGGATCGCAGCTCTCTCTATTACTGGCTGGCCTTAAACCGGATCAGCGGGGTAGGACAGGTCAGCTTCGCCCGTCTTCTGGAAAGATATGGTTCTCCGGAAAAGGTTTTTCAGGCCGAGATGGAGGATTTAGAATCCGTCGAAGGGATGAGGAAGAATACCGCCCTGGCCATCGTTAAATTTAAAAGGGCGGAAAAGATCGACCGGGAGCTGGATGAACTGGAAAAACAAAGAGTGGGGGTGCTGACCATCCATGATCCCTTGTATCCCTTTCTATTAGCCAAGATCCATGATCCTCCCCCTTTTTTATATTATAAAGGCACCCCTTCCCTTCAGGATGGCCGCTCTCTGGGTGTGGTGGGTTCCCGGCATGGGTCTGATTATGGGGTCAGAATGACCGAAAGGCTGGCCTGGAGTCTGGCTAAAAATGGATTGACTATTGTCAGCGGTATGGCTCGAGGGATCGATACTGCGGCCCATCACGGGACTTTGATGGCCGGAGGCCGGACCGTGGCTATACTCGGTTCCGGACTGGATGTCATTTATCCACCGGAAAATGAAAAAATATATCACCAAATTACTGAGCAGGGTCTGGTTTGCTCCGAATATCCCCTGGGGACACTTCCGGAGCGTCAAAATTTTCCGGTTCGCAACCGGATTATCAGTGGTATGGCCCTGGGAGTGGTGATCGTCGAGGCCACCCAGCGGAGTGGTTCCCTGATTACGGCCCGGCTATCCCTGGACCAGGGCCGGGAGGTCTTTGCCGTTCCCGGAAGCATTGAATCTTTTAAAAGTTCCGGGACCCATCGGTTGATCAAACAAGGGGCCAAGCTGGTAGAAAATGCCCAGGATATATTAGAAGAACTGCGTTTGGAGGACCGGTCTGAACCGGTCGGGGAGGAATTGAGGGCCGTCGGGCCGGCTGTTGCACCCTCCCTTTCTCCGGAGGAAAAAACGATCTGGGATATCCTTTCCGGCGAAGCCCTTCACGTGGATCAGATAACCCGGCAGTCTGGGATAGGGATATCACGGACCTTATCATTATTGCTGGGGATGGAACTGAAGGGACTGATCAGGCAATTACCAGGGAAATATTTTGTGCGGCGGTGA
- the topA gene encoding type I DNA topoisomerase — protein MEKALLIVESPTKVRTIKKYLGPGFEVKASLGHIKDLPQNNLGVDIENKFKPEFQVISGKSKILKELKQAAQKIRHIYLAPDPDREGEAIAWHLAEELAGKDKEFHRVLFHELSPRAIQEALSHPEHLNEQRFQSQLARRILDRLVGYQISPLLWDKVKRGLSAGRVQSVAVRVICDREREIQAFVSKEYWSITAALRADLPPDFEARLIKGQGKVIKIIHEEQARTIVDRLSQEQFQVVKIDKKERKRNPLPPFTTSQMQQEAFRKLRFPAKKTMFLAQKLYEGVEVGDEGLVGLITYMRTDSTRVSQEALTAVRNFIQGQYGPEFVPGKPHFYTNKKSAQDAHEAIRPTSMNLSPDTLAPHLEKDLLGLYRLIWNRFVASQMKAAIFDQTSVDIQADEYLLRATGSILRFPGFTTVYEVSKDVEATEDEEEKKGQLPDLKLEQILTLLQLTPKQHFTQPPPRYTEATLVKELEEKGIGRPSTYAAIISTIQDKEYVRKEKYFFHPTELGFLVNDLLVKNFPEILDVQFTALMENNLDQIEEGKMEWTKVLQDFYQPFAQTLARARTEMKQVRGKGVKTDIACPSCGKPMTIRIGKNGPFLACSGYPECKQTQNFIRDEKGTIQPVAAEAPQVSDSEKQCPQCGKPMIVRQGRFGTFWACSGYPECKQTQPFSSAGKAPDSSPKVTSDQTCPKCGGPMVVKNNRFGGTFLACEKYPKCKGALPVTTEFPCSNPGCTGMLVSRVARKKGLKFFGCSRFPECKFMIWGKPVKEACPKCGAPFLVEKTTKKEGTVWACAKKECGYQQKKGDE, from the coding sequence ATGGAAAAAGCGTTGCTGATTGTGGAGTCTCCTACCAAGGTTCGAACCATCAAAAAATATCTTGGCCCAGGATTTGAGGTCAAGGCGTCTCTCGGCCACATCAAAGATCTGCCGCAGAATAATCTTGGGGTGGATATCGAAAATAAGTTCAAACCGGAGTTTCAGGTTATTTCCGGAAAAAGCAAGATCCTGAAAGAATTAAAACAGGCGGCTCAAAAGATACGCCATATCTACCTGGCCCCGGACCCCGACCGGGAAGGAGAGGCCATAGCCTGGCATCTAGCCGAAGAATTAGCCGGTAAGGACAAGGAGTTCCACCGGGTTTTGTTCCATGAATTGTCTCCCAGGGCGATTCAGGAAGCCTTAAGCCACCCGGAGCATTTGAACGAACAGCGATTCCAATCTCAATTAGCCCGGAGGATTTTGGATCGTCTGGTGGGCTACCAGATTTCCCCTCTCCTCTGGGACAAAGTCAAGAGGGGTTTAAGCGCCGGACGGGTCCAGTCTGTGGCCGTGCGGGTCATCTGTGACCGGGAACGGGAAATTCAGGCCTTTGTTTCCAAAGAATACTGGTCGATCACCGCCGCACTCCGGGCCGACCTCCCTCCGGATTTTGAAGCCCGGCTGATCAAAGGGCAAGGGAAGGTCATCAAGATCATCCATGAAGAACAGGCCCGGACGATCGTTGATCGCCTGTCCCAAGAGCAGTTTCAGGTGGTTAAGATCGACAAGAAGGAGCGTAAACGCAATCCCCTGCCGCCTTTTACCACCAGCCAGATGCAGCAGGAGGCCTTTAGAAAATTACGCTTTCCGGCCAAAAAGACCATGTTTCTGGCCCAGAAACTCTATGAAGGGGTCGAGGTCGGTGACGAAGGACTGGTTGGTTTGATAACCTATATGCGTACCGACTCCACCCGGGTTTCTCAGGAAGCCTTAACGGCTGTCCGGAATTTTATTCAGGGCCAATACGGTCCGGAGTTCGTACCCGGTAAGCCCCATTTCTATACCAATAAAAAGTCGGCCCAGGATGCTCATGAAGCCATTCGTCCCACTTCTATGAATTTATCGCCGGACACCCTGGCCCCTCATCTGGAAAAGGACTTGTTGGGCCTTTATCGCCTGATCTGGAATAGATTCGTGGCCAGCCAGATGAAGGCCGCCATTTTCGATCAAACCTCGGTGGATATTCAGGCCGATGAATATTTGCTGCGGGCCACAGGTTCGATCCTGCGGTTCCCCGGTTTTACCACGGTTTATGAGGTAAGCAAAGATGTTGAAGCTACCGAGGACGAAGAAGAGAAAAAAGGCCAACTGCCGGATCTTAAACTGGAACAGATTCTGACCTTGCTTCAGCTTACCCCCAAGCAGCATTTTACCCAACCGCCCCCCCGTTACACGGAAGCCACTCTGGTCAAAGAATTGGAGGAAAAAGGGATTGGTCGCCCCAGCACCTACGCCGCTATCATTTCCACCATCCAGGACAAGGAATATGTCAGGAAGGAAAAATATTTTTTCCATCCCACGGAACTGGGTTTTTTGGTCAACGATCTCCTGGTAAAAAATTTCCCCGAAATCCTCGATGTCCAGTTTACGGCCCTGATGGAAAATAACCTGGATCAGATCGAAGAAGGGAAGATGGAATGGACTAAGGTCCTCCAGGATTTTTATCAGCCCTTTGCCCAGACCCTGGCCCGGGCCCGTACGGAAATGAAACAGGTGCGGGGAAAGGGAGTGAAGACCGATATCGCCTGCCCGAGCTGCGGCAAACCCATGACTATCCGAATCGGGAAAAACGGGCCTTTTCTGGCCTGTTCCGGATATCCGGAGTGTAAACAAACCCAGAATTTTATCCGGGATGAGAAAGGAACTATTCAGCCTGTTGCGGCCGAAGCCCCTCAAGTTTCGGATTCGGAAAAACAATGTCCCCAATGTGGAAAGCCCATGATCGTCCGTCAGGGACGGTTTGGGACCTTTTGGGCCTGTTCCGGATATCCGGAGTGTAAACAAACCCAACCCTTTTCATCCGCAGGAAAGGCCCCTGATTCCTCTCCAAAGGTTACCAGCGACCAGACCTGTCCCAAGTGCGGGGGTCCCATGGTGGTGAAAAATAACCGCTTCGGAGGGACCTTTCTGGCCTGTGAAAAATATCCGAAATGTAAAGGGGCCTTGCCGGTGACTACCGAGTTCCCCTGTTCTAATCCGGGTTGTACCGGCATGCTGGTTTCCCGGGTGGCCCGGAAAAAGGGACTCAAATTTTTTGGCTGCAGCCGCTTTCCGGAATGTAAATTCATGATCTGGGGAAAACCGGTCAAAGAAGCCTGCCCGAAGTGCGGGGCCCCCTTTTTAGTGGAAAAAACCACCAAAAAAGAAGGAACGGTCTGGGCTTGTGCCAAAAAAGAATGCGGGTATCAGCAGAAAAAGGGAGATGAATAA